One window from the genome of Dioscorea cayenensis subsp. rotundata cultivar TDr96_F1 chromosome 3, TDr96_F1_v2_PseudoChromosome.rev07_lg8_w22 25.fasta, whole genome shotgun sequence encodes:
- the LOC120256094 gene encoding UDP-glycosyltransferase 85A3-like isoform X2: protein MEKNSKQKRGVKGEEEEKGPHAVCLPMAAQGHLNPMMVLATFLHSHGYVVTFIHTHFDRSRILHSSGSEALRDTETFRIDDEGPRVSLVLWDGINSFGGQAAEELGIPNVMVWTASASGLLSYLYFPDFVSRGIFPLKDEACLSNEYLKSIKVDWIPGMEGITLKEVPGLIRTTDSNDIMFNFVKDEVMNAHKANSIFINTFEDLELQALSSMASILPCPIYPIGPLSLLHDCQPPSPPNLFKDNSNNNCMQWLKQREANSVVYVNFGSIINLTLETFREFAWGLVESEKYVLWVIRKDLIAGGMEEWPEELKKVVGEKLFVAEWCPQREVLLSESVGMFVTHCGWNSVLEGIGGGVTMACWPAFAEQVTNCYYVCEKWRVGMEIGEEVKREEVRKVVVEMMEGEEGKEMRKRVVELKEKACKAVEDGGSSWLNLNYKLLLL, encoded by the exons atggagaagaatagcaaacaaaaaagaggagtaaaaggagaagaagaagaaaagggacCTCATGCAGTGTGTTTGCCAATGGCAGCACAAGGCCATCTCAATCCCATGATGGTTTTGGCCACCTTTCTTCACTCTCATGGCTACGTTGTTACCTTCATCCACACACACTTTGACCGGAGCCGTATCCTTCACTCCTCCGGCTCTGAAGCTCTCCGTGATACTGAAACATTCCG GATTGATGATGAGGGACCTAGAGTTAGTTTGGTGCTTTGGGATGGGATTAATAGTTTTGGAGGTCAAGCTGCTGAAGAGCTTGGTATTCCAAATGTTATGGTTTGGACTGCTAGTGCTAGTGGTTTGTTGAGTTATCTCTATTTCCCTGACTTTGTTAGCAGAGGTATTTTTCCATTGAAAG ATGAGGCTTGTCTAAGCAATGAATACCTGAAGAGCATCAAAGTGGATTGGATTCCAGGAATGGAAGGCATAACTCTGAAGGAAGTTCCAGGACTCATAAGAACAACAGACTCAAATGATATCATGTTCAACTTCGTCAAAGATGAAGTCATGAACGCCCACAAAGCCAACTCCATCTTCATCAACACATTTGAAGATCTAGAACTCCAAGCACTCTCATCAATGGCTTCCATACTCCCTTGTCCCATCTACCCCATTGGTCCTCTTTCTCTCCTCCATGACTGCCAACCTCCATCACCACCAAACCTCTTTAAAGATAACAGCAATAACAACTGCATGCAATGGCTCAAACAAAGAGAAGCAAACTCAGTGGTTTACGTGAACTTTGGTAGTATAATAAACTTAACGTTGGAAACGTTCAGAGAGTTTGCATGGGGGCTTGTTGAGAGTGAGAAGTACGTGTTGTGGGTGATAAGGAAGGATTTGATCGCCGGAGGGATGGAGGAGTGGCCGGAGGAGTTAAAGAAGGTGGTCGGAGAGAAGCTCTTTGTGGCAGAGTGGTGTCCACAAAGGGAAGTGTTGTTGAGTGAGAGTGTTGGGATGTTTGTGACTCATTGTGGGTGGAACTCAGTGTTGGAAGGGATTGGAGGAGGAGTGACAATGGCTTGTTGGCCGGCCTTTGCAGAGCAAGTGACAAATTGTTATTATGTTTGTGAGAAGTGGAGGGTGGGAATGGAGATTGGGGAGGAGGTGAAGAGGGAGGAGGTGAGAAAGGTGGTGGTGGAGATGATGGAAGGGGAGGAAGGGAAGGAAATGAGGAAAAGAGTTGTTGAGTTGAAGGAGAAGGCTTGTAAGGCTGTTGAAGATGGTGGATCTTCTTGGTTGAATCTTAATTATAAGTtgcttcttctttga
- the LOC120256094 gene encoding UDP-glycosyltransferase 85A2-like isoform X1 produces MEKNSKQKRGVKGEEEEKGPHAVCLPMAAQGHLNPMMVLATFLHSHGYVVTFIHTHFDRSRILHSSGSEALRDTETFRYASFPDGLPPSDITGNRHIPNLCKSLHTTAFEPFLELLRRIDDEGPRVSLVLWDGINSFGGQAAEELGIPNVMVWTASASGLLSYLYFPDFVSRGIFPLKDEACLSNEYLKSIKVDWIPGMEGITLKEVPGLIRTTDSNDIMFNFVKDEVMNAHKANSIFINTFEDLELQALSSMASILPCPIYPIGPLSLLHDCQPPSPPNLFKDNSNNNCMQWLKQREANSVVYVNFGSIINLTLETFREFAWGLVESEKYVLWVIRKDLIAGGMEEWPEELKKVVGEKLFVAEWCPQREVLLSESVGMFVTHCGWNSVLEGIGGGVTMACWPAFAEQVTNCYYVCEKWRVGMEIGEEVKREEVRKVVVEMMEGEEGKEMRKRVVELKEKACKAVEDGGSSWLNLNYKLLLL; encoded by the exons atggagaagaatagcaaacaaaaaagaggagtaaaaggagaagaagaagaaaagggacCTCATGCAGTGTGTTTGCCAATGGCAGCACAAGGCCATCTCAATCCCATGATGGTTTTGGCCACCTTTCTTCACTCTCATGGCTACGTTGTTACCTTCATCCACACACACTTTGACCGGAGCCGTATCCTTCACTCCTCCGGCTCTGAAGCTCTCCGTGATACTGAAACATTCCGGTATGCTTCTTTTCCAGATGGCCTTCCTCCTTCTGACATCACTGGAAACAGACATATTCCAAATTTGTGCAAGTCTTTACATACGACTGCTTTTGAGCCTTTTCTTGAACTTTTGAGAAGGATTGATGATGAGGGACCTAGAGTTAGTTTGGTGCTTTGGGATGGGATTAATAGTTTTGGAGGTCAAGCTGCTGAAGAGCTTGGTATTCCAAATGTTATGGTTTGGACTGCTAGTGCTAGTGGTTTGTTGAGTTATCTCTATTTCCCTGACTTTGTTAGCAGAGGTATTTTTCCATTGAAAG ATGAGGCTTGTCTAAGCAATGAATACCTGAAGAGCATCAAAGTGGATTGGATTCCAGGAATGGAAGGCATAACTCTGAAGGAAGTTCCAGGACTCATAAGAACAACAGACTCAAATGATATCATGTTCAACTTCGTCAAAGATGAAGTCATGAACGCCCACAAAGCCAACTCCATCTTCATCAACACATTTGAAGATCTAGAACTCCAAGCACTCTCATCAATGGCTTCCATACTCCCTTGTCCCATCTACCCCATTGGTCCTCTTTCTCTCCTCCATGACTGCCAACCTCCATCACCACCAAACCTCTTTAAAGATAACAGCAATAACAACTGCATGCAATGGCTCAAACAAAGAGAAGCAAACTCAGTGGTTTACGTGAACTTTGGTAGTATAATAAACTTAACGTTGGAAACGTTCAGAGAGTTTGCATGGGGGCTTGTTGAGAGTGAGAAGTACGTGTTGTGGGTGATAAGGAAGGATTTGATCGCCGGAGGGATGGAGGAGTGGCCGGAGGAGTTAAAGAAGGTGGTCGGAGAGAAGCTCTTTGTGGCAGAGTGGTGTCCACAAAGGGAAGTGTTGTTGAGTGAGAGTGTTGGGATGTTTGTGACTCATTGTGGGTGGAACTCAGTGTTGGAAGGGATTGGAGGAGGAGTGACAATGGCTTGTTGGCCGGCCTTTGCAGAGCAAGTGACAAATTGTTATTATGTTTGTGAGAAGTGGAGGGTGGGAATGGAGATTGGGGAGGAGGTGAAGAGGGAGGAGGTGAGAAAGGTGGTGGTGGAGATGATGGAAGGGGAGGAAGGGAAGGAAATGAGGAAAAGAGTTGTTGAGTTGAAGGAGAAGGCTTGTAAGGCTGTTGAAGATGGTGGATCTTCTTGGTTGAATCTTAATTATAAGTtgcttcttctttga